Proteins co-encoded in one Arachis hypogaea cultivar Tifrunner chromosome 13, arahy.Tifrunner.gnm2.J5K5, whole genome shotgun sequence genomic window:
- the LOC112734180 gene encoding uncharacterized protein, producing the protein MAGATLGGPKVTIIEDQSVPVPQDKPPIERKAADNVGVQTSRLSNLISQEVQVSELSNLTQNTHEHEAKVPRLERDVDISLLERDPEKRRPIWQYNVNERDKIRRAYIIAGPYQPTNISYPASGNNNHRRYFQSSWFKKFSSWLEYSPEKDAAYCLPCYLFSKHYGARNDGKNAFSELGFSNWKRVNNGVNCAFVCHEGSIPNSPHNLCVKSCDDLMAHSKHIDKVLDRHSDETIANNRLRLKTSIDAIRWLAFQACAFRGDDESPGSLNRGNFIELIKLLASCNQNVNNVVHENAPGNAQYISPDIQKDILHIFARKVRATIREEIGDSKFCIIIDEARDESKREQMAMVLRFVDKHGCVQERFFDLIHVSDTCSLTLKTEISSVLSRHNLDVQNLRGQGYDGASNMCGEWNGLQTLFLKDCPFAYYIHCLAHRLQLALVSAAKEVCYVHQFFSKFTLIVNVVTVSPKHHDQLRVAQANNVANLIVNDQIVTGSGLNQIGTLQRAGDTRWGSYLNSVRSLLCMFDATCEVLEKSTEEGNFSTRGDASAAYDAITSFEFVFVLHLMRNILEVSHDLCQALQRKNQDILNALTLVSTTKTLIQRMRESSWEAFIKEVILFCEKHEVEVPDLNAMHIPRRGRTRKIVDQISVEHHYRVNLFLAVIDTQLQEINGRFNDNMVELLTLS; encoded by the exons ATGGCAGGTGCAACGTTAGGGGGTCCAAAGGTGACAATTATTGAGGATCAGAGTGTGCCAGTACCGCaggacaaaccacctattgag AGAAAAGCTGCTGATAATGTTGGAGTTCAAACAAGTCGACTCTCTAATCTTATTTCACAAGAAGTTCAAGTAAGTGAACTCTCTAATCTTACTCAAAATACACATGAACATGAAGCCAAAGTTCCAAGATTAGAAAGAGATGTTGATATCTCTTTACTAGAAAGGGATCCAGAAAAGCGACGTCCAATTTGGCAGTATAATGTCAATGAACGTGACAAGATTCGTAGAGCATACATAATAGCTGGGCCATACCAACCAACAAATATTAGCTATCCAGCTTCTGGTAATAACAATCACCGTCGATATTTTCAATCTTCTTGGTTTAAGAAATTTTCAAGTTGGTTAGAATATTCACCAGAAAAAGATGCTGCTTATTGTTTGCCTTGCTACTTGTTTAGTAAACATTATGGTGCTCGCAATGATGGAAAAAATGCATTTTCAGAGTTAGGATTTAGTAATTGGAAGAGAGTAAACAATGGAGTGAATTGTGCATTTGTATGTCACGAGGGTTCTATTCCTAATTCTCCTCATAATTTATGTGTGAAATCTTGTGATGATTTAATGGCTCATTCTAAGCATATAGACAAAGTTCTTGATAGGCATAGTGATGAAACTATTGCAAATAACCGATTAAGGTTGAAGACATCTATTGATGCTATTCGATGGCTTGCATTTCAAGCATGTGCATTTAGAGGCGACGATGAAAGTCCTGGATCTTTGAATAGGGgaaattttattgagttaattaagCTTTTAGCTTCATGTAATCAGAATGTTAATAATGTTGTCCATGAAAATGCTCCTGGAAATGCTCAATATATATCTCCCGATATTCAAAAAGATATATTGCATATCTTTGCTAGAAAAGTGCGTGCAACAATTCGAGAAGAAATTGGTGattctaaattttgtataattattgatGAAGCAAGAGATGAGTCAAAGCGAGAACAAATGGCTATGGTTTTGAGATTTGTAGACAAGCATGGTTGTGTTCAAGAAAGATTTTTTGATCTTATACATGTTTCTGATACGTGTTCTTTGACATTGAAAACAGAAATTTCATCAGTTCTTTCTCGTCATAATCTTGATGTTCAAAATCTTAGGGGACAAGGGTATGATGGAGCTAGTAATATGTGTGGTGAATGGAATGGATTACAAACTCTATTTTTGAAAGATTGCCCTTTTGCTTATTACATTCATTGTCTTGCTCATCGATTACAATTAGCACTTGTTTCTGCAGCCAAAGAAGTTTGTTATGTTcatcaattcttttcaaaatttacccTAATTGTGAATGTTGTGACTGTTTCTCCTAAACATCATGATCAGTTAAGGGTTGCTCAAGCAAATAATGTTGCAAACTTAATTGTCAATGATCAAATTGTGACAGGTAGTGGACTTAATCAAATTGGTACTTTGCAAAGAGCTGGAGATACTAGATGGGGGTCTTATTTGAATTCTGTACGTAGCTTGCTATGCATGTTTGATGCTACTTGTGAAGTTCTTGAAAAAAGCACTGAAGAAGGTAATTTCTCCACTCGTGGTGATGCTAGTGCTGCTTATGATGCTATCACATCCTTTGAATTTGTCTTTGTTTTGCATTTGATGAGAAATATTTTGGAAGTTAGTCATGATCTTTGTCAAGCTTTGCAACGAAAAAATCAAGACATATTGAATGCTTTAACTCTGGTTTCTACTACCAAGACTTTAATCCAACGAATGAGAGAATCAAGTTGGGAGGCTTTCATAAAAGAAGTTATATTATTTTGTGAGAAACATGAAGTTGAAGTTCCTGATTTGAATGCAATGC
- the LOC112738338 gene encoding cinnamoyl-CoA reductase CAD2: protein MSSSVGKVVCVTGASGYIASWIVKFLLNRGYTVRATVRDTNDPRKVEHLTKLEGAKERLQLFKANLLEEGSFDSAVQGCDGVFHTASPFYHDVNDPQAEFLDPAINGTLNVLQACVKSQSVKRVVLTSSMAAVTFNGRPLTPEVVVDETWFSDPELCKESKSWYWYVLSKTLAEDAAWKFAKENNIHLVTINPAMVIGPLLQPVLNTSAAGVLNVVNGAQTFPNATFGWVSVKDVANAHIQAYEIPSASGRYCMVERVEHFSGIVKLLRDLYPTLSLPEEPADDKPYVPTYQVSKEKAKSLGLEFIPLEVSLKETVKSLKEKKFTNF, encoded by the exons ATGAGCAGCAGCGTCGGCAAGGTGGTGTGTGTTACCGGAGCTTCAGGTTACATTGCTTCATGGATCGTCAAGTTTCTTCTTAATCGCGGTTACACTGTCAGGGCCACCGTTCGTGACACAA ATGATCCGAGAAAGGTAGAGCACTTAACTAAGCTTGAGGGCGCCAAAGAGAGACTACAGCTGTTCAAGGCGAATCTTCTAGAAGAAGGTTCGTTCGATTCTGCAGTTCAAGGTTGTGATGGTGTCTTTCATACTGCATCTCCCTTTTATCATGATGTCAACGATCCACAG GCTGAGTTTTTGGATCCAGCAATTAACGGAACCCTCAATGTTCTTCAAGCATGTGTGAAATCGCAGTCGGTGAAGCGCGTCGTTTTGACCTCTTCAATGGCTGCTGTTACATTTAATGGAAGGCCTCTGACTCCTGAGGTAGTAGTTGATGAGACCTGGTTTTCCGATCCAGAACTCTGTAAGGAGTCGAAG TCATGGTACTGGTATGTGCTTTCAAAGACATTGGCTGAAGATGCTGCCTGGAAATTTGCAAAAGAAAACAACATCCACTTGGTTACTATTAACCCAGCAATGGTGATTGGACCTCTTTTGCAACCAGTTCTTAACACAAGTGCTGCTGGAGTTTTGAATGTGGTTAATG GTGCACAAACATTTCCAAATGCTACTTTTGGATGGGTCAGTGTGAAAGATGTTGCAAATGCTCATATCCAGGCTTATGAAATTCCTTCAGCTAGTGGGAGATATTGCATGGTAGAGAGAGTAGAACATTTCTCAGGGATTGTGAAACTTTTACGTGATTTATACCCAACATTATCCCTTCCAGAGGA GCCTGCCGATGATAAGCCGTATGTGCCAACATATCAAGTTTCGAAAGAAAAGGCAAAAAGCTTGGGACTTGAATTTATTCCTTTGGAAGTGAGCCTCAAGGAGACTGTGAAAAGCttgaaagaaaagaaattcaCCAACTTTTAA